The Burkholderia lata genome contains a region encoding:
- the ettA gene encoding energy-dependent translational throttle protein EttA has translation MAQYVFTMNRVGKIVPPKRQILKDISLSFFPGAKIGVLGLNGSGKSTLIRIMAGVDKDIEGEATPMPNLNIGYLPQEPQLDPTKTVREAVEDGLGDLFQANKKLEEIYAAYAEPDADFDALAAEQAKYEAILASSDGGSPEQQLEVAADALRLPPWDAKIEHLSGGEKRRVALCKLLLEKPDMLLLDEPTNHLDAESVDWLEQFLVRFPGTVVAVTHDRYFLDNAAEWILELDRGHGIPWKGNYSSWLDQKEERLKQEEASESARQKAIKKELEWVRQNPKGRQAKSKARIARFEELNSQEYQKRNETQEIFIPVGDRLGNEVIEFKNVSKAFGDRLLIDNLNLKIPAGAIVGIIGPNGAGKSTLFRMLTGKEQPDSGEVVMGPTVKLAYVDQSRDALDGTKTVFEEISGGADVLTVGKYETPSRAYIGRFNFKGGDQQKIVGNLSGGERGRLHLAKTLISGGNVLLLDEPSNDLDVETLRALEDALLEFAGSVMVISHDRWFLDRIATHILAFEGDSQVTFFDGNYQEYEADKRARLGEEAAKPKRLRYKPISR, from the coding sequence ATGGCCCAATACGTTTTCACGATGAACCGGGTCGGCAAGATCGTGCCGCCCAAGCGCCAGATCCTGAAGGACATCTCGCTGTCGTTCTTTCCCGGCGCGAAGATCGGCGTGCTCGGCCTGAACGGCTCGGGCAAGTCGACGCTGATCCGCATCATGGCGGGCGTCGACAAGGACATCGAAGGCGAAGCGACGCCGATGCCGAACCTGAACATCGGCTACCTGCCGCAGGAGCCGCAGCTCGACCCGACGAAGACGGTGCGCGAAGCCGTCGAGGATGGCCTCGGCGACCTGTTCCAGGCCAACAAGAAGCTCGAGGAAATCTACGCGGCGTACGCGGAGCCGGACGCCGACTTCGACGCGCTCGCAGCCGAGCAGGCGAAGTACGAAGCGATCCTCGCGTCGAGCGACGGCGGCAGCCCCGAGCAGCAGCTCGAAGTAGCCGCCGACGCACTGCGCCTGCCGCCGTGGGATGCCAAGATCGAACACCTGTCGGGCGGTGAAAAGCGCCGCGTCGCGCTGTGCAAGCTGCTGCTCGAAAAGCCCGACATGCTGCTGCTCGACGAACCGACCAACCACCTCGACGCGGAATCGGTCGACTGGCTCGAGCAGTTCCTGGTGCGCTTCCCGGGCACCGTCGTCGCGGTCACCCACGATCGCTACTTCCTCGACAACGCAGCCGAGTGGATTCTCGAACTCGACCGCGGCCACGGCATTCCGTGGAAGGGCAACTACAGCAGCTGGCTCGACCAGAAGGAAGAGCGCCTGAAGCAGGAAGAAGCGTCGGAATCGGCGCGCCAGAAGGCGATCAAGAAGGAACTGGAGTGGGTGCGCCAGAACCCGAAGGGCCGCCAGGCGAAGTCGAAGGCACGTATCGCGCGCTTCGAGGAGCTGAACAGCCAGGAATACCAGAAGCGCAACGAAACGCAGGAAATCTTCATCCCGGTCGGCGACCGCCTCGGCAACGAAGTGATCGAGTTCAAGAACGTCAGCAAGGCGTTCGGCGACCGCCTGCTGATCGACAACCTGAACCTGAAGATCCCGGCTGGCGCGATCGTCGGCATCATCGGCCCGAACGGCGCCGGCAAGTCGACGCTGTTCCGGATGCTCACGGGCAAGGAACAGCCGGATTCGGGCGAAGTCGTGATGGGGCCGACCGTGAAGCTCGCGTACGTCGACCAGAGCCGCGACGCGCTCGACGGCACGAAGACGGTGTTCGAGGAAATCTCGGGCGGCGCCGACGTGTTGACGGTGGGCAAGTACGAAACGCCGTCGCGCGCGTACATCGGCCGCTTCAACTTCAAGGGCGGCGACCAGCAGAAGATCGTCGGCAACCTGTCCGGCGGTGAACGCGGCCGCCTGCACCTCGCGAAGACGCTGATCTCCGGCGGCAACGTGCTGCTGCTCGACGAACCGTCGAACGACCTCGACGTCGAAACGCTGCGCGCGCTGGAAGACGCGCTGCTCGAATTCGCGGGCTCGGTGATGGTGATCTCGCACGATCGCTGGTTCCTCGACCGGATCGCGACGCACATCCTCGCGTTCGAAGGCGATTCGCAGGTCACGTTCTTCGACGGCAACTACCAGGAGTACGAAGCCG
- a CDS encoding DUF3761 domain-containing protein produces the protein MPALLRRATRIATLSAACFVACAALPLPAHAYRAPPGYSNEADLDRHDTYRNRDGDTVHAPAHSKSGRVPEGASARCRDGTYSFSRHRRGTCSGHGGVAAWL, from the coding sequence ATGCCTGCCCTGCTCCGCCGCGCCACGCGCATCGCGACACTGTCCGCCGCATGCTTCGTTGCGTGCGCCGCGTTGCCCCTTCCGGCACACGCGTACCGCGCACCGCCCGGCTACAGTAACGAAGCCGATCTCGACCGACACGACACGTATCGCAACCGCGACGGCGACACCGTGCACGCCCCCGCGCATTCGAAATCGGGCCGCGTGCCCGAAGGCGCGAGCGCGCGCTGCCGCGACGGCACGTACAGCTTCAGCCGTCACCGGCGCGGCACGTGCTCGGGGCACGGCGGCGTCGCCGCGTGGCTGTAG
- the gcvA gene encoding transcriptional regulator GcvA — MNRSRLPPLNALRAFEAAARHLSVKAAAEELSVTPGAVSQMIRTLETHLGVQLFERVNRGILLTAAGRDYLPPVRNAFRQIADASQRVSGAADSGVLTVSVTPFFASAWLVPRLAQFREACPDVDLQVVTSHALADFSRDGVDVAIRHGLGRYIGLCSERLLTVEIVALASPELVARLGMPATPADLVGWPQLHDAERKGWHIWFGAQRIDDFGPPRGPAFDDSGLLLQAIVAGQGAGLLPAAMVRGELASGRLVQLADVAWLDDFAYYLVYPPHHAERPKVAAFRRWILDAALADGAASMSGAS, encoded by the coding sequence ATGAATCGTTCCCGCCTACCGCCTCTCAACGCGCTGCGCGCCTTCGAAGCAGCTGCCCGCCACCTGTCGGTGAAAGCGGCTGCCGAGGAGCTGTCGGTCACGCCCGGCGCGGTGAGCCAGATGATCCGCACGCTCGAGACGCATCTCGGCGTGCAGCTGTTCGAGCGCGTCAACCGCGGCATCCTGCTCACGGCCGCCGGCCGCGACTACCTGCCGCCGGTGCGCAACGCATTCAGGCAGATCGCCGATGCGTCGCAGCGCGTGTCGGGTGCTGCCGACAGCGGCGTGCTGACGGTGAGCGTCACGCCTTTCTTCGCATCCGCGTGGCTCGTCCCGCGCCTCGCGCAGTTCCGGGAGGCCTGCCCTGACGTCGACCTGCAGGTCGTCACGAGCCACGCGCTCGCGGATTTCTCGCGCGATGGCGTCGACGTCGCGATCCGTCACGGCCTCGGGCGCTACATCGGGCTGTGCAGCGAGCGCCTGTTGACGGTGGAGATCGTCGCGCTCGCGTCGCCCGAACTCGTCGCGCGGCTCGGCATGCCGGCGACGCCCGCCGATCTCGTCGGCTGGCCGCAGCTGCACGACGCCGAGCGCAAGGGCTGGCACATCTGGTTCGGCGCGCAGCGGATCGACGATTTCGGCCCGCCGCGCGGCCCCGCGTTCGACGATTCGGGCCTGTTGCTGCAGGCGATCGTCGCCGGCCAGGGCGCCGGGCTGCTGCCGGCCGCGATGGTGCGCGGCGAGCTGGCAAGCGGCCGGCTCGTGCAGCTCGCCGACGTCGCGTGGCTCGACGATTTCGCGTACTACCTCGTCTATCCGCCGCATCACGCGGAACGGCCAAAGGTCGCGGCATTCCGTCGATGGATTCTCGACGCCGCACTGGCCGACGGCGCGGCATCGATGTCCGGCGCGTCGTAG
- a CDS encoding MFS transporter: MNRPGASRLFYGWYVVAAAFAVTFVGFGSAYTFSAFVESLQRDFAASRGQISLVFSLAGFLYFGFGIVSGPLADRFGSRRLAVAGMLLTAIGLAAAGAAHTLVQVYVAYGLGVGLGVGCAYVPAVGAVQRWFVRRRGFASGRAVAGIGVGTLVMPPLASTLIAHVGWRGAYFTLAVIAVVIGAGMSLLIENDPRGRGLLPDGAAAHEPVEGGGANVTVRDAGASVSGAVAGRTPVAASAPAGATVREAVTSRPFASLYAACLICSFGVFVPFVHLVPYALDHGVSSSTAVLLLGAIGVGSTAGRFFLGGLADRFGRRTSLLAMFAGMAVALVAWAGAGTVATLAAFALVFGVFYGGWVAVLPAVVMDYFGGRNVSGIIGVLYTSVAFGTLIGPTAAGFIYDAGGGYLVPILASAAANAIAFAIVATTGRASTAARAARG; encoded by the coding sequence ATGAACCGCCCGGGCGCGTCGCGCCTTTTCTACGGCTGGTACGTGGTTGCCGCCGCGTTTGCCGTCACGTTCGTCGGTTTCGGCAGCGCCTACACGTTCAGCGCGTTCGTCGAGTCGCTGCAGCGGGATTTCGCCGCGTCGCGCGGGCAGATCTCGCTCGTGTTCTCGCTTGCGGGCTTCCTGTATTTTGGTTTCGGCATCGTCAGCGGGCCGCTGGCCGACCGCTTCGGCTCGCGGCGGCTTGCCGTCGCCGGGATGCTGCTGACGGCCATCGGGCTTGCGGCTGCCGGCGCCGCGCATACGCTGGTGCAGGTCTATGTCGCGTACGGGCTCGGTGTCGGCCTCGGCGTCGGCTGCGCGTACGTGCCGGCCGTCGGCGCCGTGCAGCGCTGGTTCGTGCGCCGGCGCGGCTTCGCGTCGGGGCGCGCGGTCGCCGGGATCGGCGTCGGCACGCTGGTGATGCCGCCCCTTGCGTCCACGCTGATCGCGCATGTCGGCTGGCGCGGCGCGTATTTCACGCTGGCCGTGATCGCGGTCGTGATCGGCGCGGGGATGTCGTTGCTGATCGAGAACGATCCGCGCGGGCGGGGGCTGCTGCCGGATGGGGCGGCGGCGCATGAGCCCGTCGAAGGCGGCGGCGCGAACGTCACCGTCCGCGACGCGGGGGCTTCGGTGTCCGGTGCCGTGGCGGGCCGCACGCCGGTCGCCGCTTCGGCGCCTGCCGGCGCGACGGTGCGCGAAGCCGTCACGTCGCGCCCGTTCGCGAGCCTCTACGCGGCATGCCTCATTTGCTCGTTCGGCGTGTTCGTCCCGTTCGTTCATCTCGTGCCGTACGCGCTTGATCATGGCGTCTCGTCATCGACGGCCGTGCTGCTGCTCGGCGCGATCGGCGTTGGCAGCACGGCCGGCCGTTTCTTCCTCGGCGGCCTCGCCGACCGCTTCGGCCGCCGCACTTCGCTGCTTGCGATGTTCGCGGGCATGGCCGTCGCGCTCGTCGCGTGGGCCGGCGCCGGCACCGTTGCGACGCTTGCGGCATTCGCACTCGTGTTCGGCGTGTTCTACGGCGGCTGGGTCGCGGTGCTACCGGCGGTCGTGATGGACTATTTCGGCGGCCGCAACGTGAGCGGGATCATCGGCGTGCTTTATACGAGCGTCGCATTCGGCACGCTGATCGGACCGACCGCGGCCGGCTTCATCTACGACGCGGGCGGTGGCTATCTCGTGCCGATCCTGGCCAGCGCCGCCGCCAATGCGATCGCCTTCGCGATCGTCGCGACGACGGGGCGTGCGTCGACAGCCGCCCGTGCGGCGCGCGGATAG
- a CDS encoding MmcQ/YjbR family DNA-binding protein has product MTFDEVRQIALAWRGVEEGTSYGTPALRVKGKMLARLREDGDTLVVKGVGPDERAWLIESEPDVYYVTDHYVGWPIVLVRLSAAHPDAVKNLLLREWQAVVPAKWRDEMARGTR; this is encoded by the coding sequence ATGACATTCGATGAAGTCCGGCAGATCGCACTGGCGTGGCGCGGCGTCGAGGAAGGCACGTCGTACGGCACGCCCGCACTCAGGGTGAAGGGCAAGATGCTCGCGCGGCTGCGCGAGGACGGCGACACGCTCGTCGTGAAGGGTGTCGGCCCCGACGAGCGTGCGTGGCTGATCGAATCGGAACCCGATGTGTATTACGTGACGGATCACTACGTCGGCTGGCCGATCGTGCTGGTGCGGCTGTCGGCGGCCCATCCGGACGCCGTGAAAAACCTGCTTCTGCGAGAATGGCAGGCCGTCGTCCCCGCCAAATGGCGCGACGAGATGGCGCGCGGCACGCGCTGA
- the gabP gene encoding GABA permease, whose product MSGSNTGLGTGLKQRHVTMMSIAGVIGAGLFVGSGHAIAEAGPASILAYAIAGVLVVLVMRMLGEMAVAHPDSGSFSTYADRAIGHWAGFSIGWLYWWFWVLVIPIEATAAATILNAWFPGVATWAFALGITLVLTVTNLFSVKNYGEFEFWFALIKVVAIVVFLCIGGAAIVGIIPAPAVSGVSNLFVHDGFMPHGAGAVLAAMLTTMFSFLGTEIVTIAAAESDNPQRQIVRATNSVIWRITLFYLGSILVVAAIVPWNDPLLPKHGSYQRAMELIGIPNAKAIIDVIVLVSVASCLNSALYTASRMLFSLSKRKDAPAFLHRTDSTGTPRAAVLASTAFGFVTVIANYLMPEQVFGFLLATSGAIALLVYLVIAISQLRMRKTLESTGADLTLRMWLFPWLTWLVIVFICGTLTVMLVSEDHRMEVGATAVLALIVLLASWLNKRGRDAQASEGRRASAM is encoded by the coding sequence ATGAGTGGAAGCAACACAGGCCTCGGTACGGGCCTGAAGCAGCGGCACGTGACGATGATGTCGATTGCCGGCGTGATCGGCGCGGGCCTGTTCGTCGGCTCCGGCCACGCCATCGCCGAAGCCGGCCCGGCGTCGATCCTCGCGTATGCGATCGCGGGTGTGCTGGTCGTGCTGGTGATGCGCATGCTCGGCGAGATGGCCGTTGCGCATCCGGACAGCGGCTCGTTCTCCACCTATGCCGATCGCGCGATCGGCCATTGGGCCGGTTTCTCGATCGGCTGGCTGTACTGGTGGTTCTGGGTGCTCGTGATTCCGATCGAGGCGACCGCCGCCGCGACCATCCTCAATGCCTGGTTCCCTGGTGTTGCAACCTGGGCCTTCGCACTCGGCATCACGCTGGTGCTGACGGTGACCAACCTCTTTTCGGTCAAGAACTACGGCGAATTCGAATTCTGGTTCGCGCTGATCAAGGTCGTCGCGATCGTCGTGTTCCTGTGCATCGGCGGGGCGGCGATCGTCGGCATCATTCCGGCGCCGGCGGTGTCGGGCGTGTCGAACCTGTTCGTGCATGACGGCTTCATGCCGCACGGCGCAGGCGCGGTGCTCGCGGCGATGCTGACGACGATGTTCTCGTTCCTCGGCACCGAGATCGTGACGATCGCGGCCGCCGAATCGGACAACCCGCAACGCCAGATCGTGCGCGCGACCAACTCGGTGATCTGGCGCATCACGCTGTTCTATCTCGGCTCGATTCTCGTCGTTGCGGCGATCGTGCCGTGGAACGACCCGTTGCTGCCGAAGCACGGCTCGTATCAGCGCGCGATGGAGCTGATCGGCATCCCGAATGCGAAGGCGATCATCGACGTGATCGTGCTCGTGTCGGTCGCGAGCTGCCTGAATTCGGCGCTGTACACCGCGTCGCGGATGCTGTTCTCGCTGTCCAAGCGCAAGGACGCACCGGCGTTCCTGCACCGCACGGATTCGACCGGTACGCCGCGCGCGGCCGTGCTTGCATCGACCGCGTTCGGTTTCGTGACCGTGATCGCGAACTACCTGATGCCGGAACAGGTGTTCGGCTTCCTGCTGGCGACGTCGGGCGCGATCGCGCTGCTCGTGTATCTCGTGATCGCGATCTCGCAACTGCGGATGCGCAAGACGCTCGAATCGACCGGCGCGGACCTGACGCTGCGGATGTGGCTGTTCCCGTGGCTCACGTGGTTGGTGATCGTGTTCATCTGCGGCACGCTGACCGTGATGCTCGTGAGCGAGGATCACCGGATGGAAGTGGGGGCGACGGCAGTGTTGGCGCTGATCGTGCTGCTCGCGTCGTGGCTGAACAAGCGTGGCCGCGATGCGCAGGCGAGTGAAGGGCGGCGCGCGTCGGCGATGTGA